One segment of Brassica napus cultivar Da-Ae chromosome C3, Da-Ae, whole genome shotgun sequence DNA contains the following:
- the LOC106407822 gene encoding uncharacterized mitochondrial protein AtMg00310-like, whose amino-acid sequence MALPVYAMSCFRLTKHHCQKIMSAMSAFWWNESGDKKKIHWIAWDKLCESKANGGLGFRDVEDFNQALLAKQAWKLMNEPNCLLAKIFKGRYYAKTSFLDAGKGYRPSYAWRSIVFGRELLRKGLLKSIGKGLSSYVWVDKWIMDGEPRRPFSKQILFDVNLKALELID is encoded by the coding sequence ATGGCTCTCCCAGTGTATGCGATGTCCTGTTTTAGACTCACTAAACACCATTGCCAAAAGATCATGAGTGCAATGTCTGCTTTCTGGTGGAATGAGAGTGGTGATAAGAAGAAAATCCATTGGATTGCATGGGATAAACTCTGCGAATCAAAGGCGAATGGAGGTCTTGGGTTCAGGGATGTTGAAGATTTTAATCAGGCTCTGTTGGCTAAACAAGCTTGGAAGCTAATGAATGAACCTAACTGCTTGCTCGCAAAGATCTTCAAAGGGCGCTACTATGCAAAGACAAGTTTCCTAGATGCAGGAAAAGGTTACAGACCTTCCTATGCCTGGAGAAGCATAGTCTTTGGGAGGGAGCTACTACGTAAAGGACTTCTCAAGTCTATTGGTAAGGGACTAAGCTCGTACGTGTGGGTGGATAAATGGATCATGGATGGCGAGCCTCGCAGACCCTTTTCCAAGCAAATCCTTTTTGATGTGAACCTCAAAGCCTTGGAGTTAATCGATTAG